A genomic region of Pseudopipra pipra isolate bDixPip1 chromosome W, bDixPip1.hap1, whole genome shotgun sequence contains the following coding sequences:
- the LOC135405369 gene encoding olfactory receptor 14J1-like, with protein MSNSSSMPQFLLLAFADRRELQLLHFWLFLAISLAALLANGLILSAIACDHHLHTPMGFFLLNLSLTDLGCICTTVPKAMHNSLWDTTTISYMGCAAQLFFFDFFMSAEFSLLTIMCYDRYVAICKPLHYGTLLGSRACAHMAAAAWATGFLYSLLHTASTFSLPLCQGNALGQFFCETPHILKLSCSHSGYLREIGLTGVGAFLFLMCFVFIVFSYVQIFRAVLRISSQQGRHKAFSTCLPHLAVVSLVFSTGVFAYLKPPSISSPSLDLVVSVLYVVVPPALNPFIYSLRNQELKDAVGKMMTTCFLRSNKLHLFFCRTLIVELIFGPACLLKLLIVVGGFSFLFIC; from the coding sequence atgtccaacagcagctccatgccccagttcctcctcctggcattcgcagacaggcgggagctgcagctcctgcacttctggctcttcctggcaatctccctggctgccctcctggccaacggcctcatcctcagcgccatagcctgtgaccaccacctgcacacccccatgggcttcttcctgctcaacctctccctcacagacctgggctgcatctgcaccactgtccccaaagccatgcacaattccctctgggacaccacaaccatctcctacatgggatgtgctgcacagctctttttctttgacttcttcatgtcagcagagttttccctcctcaccatcatgtgctacgaccgctacgttgccatctgcaaacccctgcactacgggaccctcctgggcagcagagcttgtgcccacatggcagcagctgcctgggccactgggtttctctattctctgctgcacacagccagtacattttccctgcccctgtgccagggcaatgccctgggccagttcttctgtgaaaccccacacatcctcaagctctcctgctcacactcaggctacctcagggaaattgggctcactGGGGTtggtgcttttctgtttttgatgtgctttgttttcattgttttctcctacgttcagatcttcagggctgtgctgaggatctcctctcagcagggacggcacaaagccttttccacgtgcctccctcacctggctgtggtctccctggTTTTTAGCACTGGCGtctttgcctacctgaagcccccctccattTCCTCCCCGTCCCTGGACCTGGTGGTGTCAGTTCTCTACgtggtggtgcctccagcactgaaccccttcatctacagcctcaggaaccaggagctcaaggatgcaGTAGGAAAAATGATGACTACGTGTTTTTTGAGAAGCAATAAACtgcatcttttcttctgcagaacactcattGTGGAACTTATTTTtggcccagcctgccttctaaagcttttgatagTGGTGgggggcttttcttttttgttcatcTGTTAA